From Anoplopoma fimbria isolate UVic2021 breed Golden Eagle Sablefish chromosome 11, Afim_UVic_2022, whole genome shotgun sequence, one genomic window encodes:
- the kank2 gene encoding KN motif and ankyrin repeat domain-containing protein 2 codes for MAQVLHMDPGFPGKLNPPAPPSLHGKEQEAPYSVETPYGYRLDLDFLKYVNDIEKGNTIKKVPIQRRPRYGSLPRGYGYTGSWWTSTESLCSNTSMDSRHSSFSYCAPGYHSTQRPSFSTARVEKTLLDARRKLEEEKEARRFSNLGSMHSSVAGSNTSISSAHSYNRTHGGGGSFTPMSSGLSTPVTPTPAHLQHVREQMASALRKIRELEEQVKTIPVLQVKISVLQEEKRQLSVQLKSQKFLGHSLSFNRGRPRGELYIDIPEEEVITGAKSSYKPLSPTSPDGSKLQDSGCEIEDTVIVGGARLDAKREVRTIGVGPEDLRGSLHVGVGVREEDLGLLPETKALRNQVGQLEGQLKRTVQELQDAQQQAAAAQNAPRAEHPVMATSVGWQEPQGCSLHTLVSFTQLPQQREQREQREQRTVGIQVYTLEQPTVVEVGTLLRAEMCSSPSLLPAGGVVEGQHRGQAEDAPVELPIAVSSKQVRDVLKSELSTSVPVANPAIAVGTSSNQISLLHSKEEETVVETPTEAVQSQEGPNAASSPQSSLRSIMKRKAEGEPGSPSTKKNLQFIGVNGGYESTSSDDSSSESSEEGSDSSEYHEAREKLPESAAHSTASQLPESNSVPQQTAAKPPAVVPDSQQSPNQSETADTKLPDEAAQSPASDTASDSSPRPPCPANEAAANETVDRSSEKHTVTQEITSTSSSTESTPEQSSVTCSPSLCVTKTTEITTQKFTVQSETTVLSGQSEPKPAAVKQVRLDLSDSLMSALRALQEALGEPNAFSQQGARAAYTTVLQEWLRVSCHKAADTAVVKAYMNSFASVSPQLLEFVINMADGNGNTALHYTVSHSNFPVVKLLLDTGLCNADKQNKAGYTAIMLTALAAFHSDNDLQTVLQLLRTGDVNAKASQAGQTALMLAVSHGRGDMVRALLSCGAQVNIRDDDGSTALMCACEHGHVDIVRQLLSVPGCDATLTDNDGSTALSIALEASQNDIAVLLYAHLNFAKPPSPVSPKSPLLGSSPPAGETK; via the exons ATGGCTCAGGTGCTGCATATGGATCCCGGGTTCCCAG GCAAACTCAACCCGCCTGCCCCCCCCTCGCTGCACGGCAAAGAACAGGAGGCGCCCTACTCAGTGGAGACCCCCTATGGCTACCGTCTGGACCTGGACTTCCTCAAATATGTAAACGACATAGAGAAGGGAAACACTATCAAGAAGGTGCCCATCCAACGCCGTCCACGCTATGGCTCCCTGCCCCGTGGTTATGGCTACACCGGCTCCTGGTGGACCTCCACAGAGTCTCTGTGCTCCAACACCAGCATGGACAGCCGACACTCCTCCTTCTCCTACTGCGCCCCGGGCTACCACTCGACGCAGAGGCCCAGCTTCAGCACTGCCCGGGTGGAGAAGACCCTGTTGGATGCACGCaggaagctggaggaggagaaagaggcgCGTAGATTCTCCAACCTGGGCAGCATGCACAGCAGCGTGGCAGGCTCTAACACCTCCATCAGCAGTGCACACAGCTACAACCGAACCCACGGTGGAGGCGGATCCTTCACCCCAATGAGTTCTGGCCTGTCCACGCCGGTGACACCAACTCCAGCCCACCTGCAGCACGTCAGGGAGCAGATGGCTTCGGCCCTCAGGAAGATCAGGGAGCTCGAGGAGCAGGTGAAGACCATCCCTGTGCTGCAGGTCAAAATCTctgtgctgcaggaggagaaacgGCAGCTCAGCGTCCAGCTGAAGAGCCAGAAGTTCCTGGGTCACAGTCTGAGTTTCAACCGAGGTCGTCCCCGGGGCGAGCTCTACATCGACATCCCTGAAGAAGAGGTGATCACTGGGGCGAAGAGCAGCTACAAGCCACTGTCTCCCACCTCGCCCGATGGCTCCAAGCTTCAGGATTCAGGTTGTGAGATCGAGGACACAGTGATTGTTGGCGGAGCGCGACTGGATGCAAAGCGGGAAGTGCGCACCATCGGAGTGGGACCAGAGGACTTGAGGGGCAGTCTTCATGTGGGAGTCGGGGTTCGGGAGGAGGACCTGGGTCTGCTGCCAGAGACAAAGGCTCTGAGGAATCAAGTGGGTCAGCTTGAGGGCCAGCTAAAGAGGACGGTGCAGGAGCTGCAGGATGCTCAGCAGCAGGCTGCAGCGGCCCAGAATGCACCTCGGGCAGAACATCCAGTCATGGCTACCAGCGTGGGCTGGCAGGAGCCACAAGGCTGCAGCCTGCACACTCTGGTCAGCTTCACACAGCTGCCCCAACAGAGGGAACAGAGGGAACAGAGGGAACAGAGGACTGTGGGAATCCAGGTGTACACACTCGAGCAGCCCACTGTGGTGGAGGTGGGCACGCTGCTCCGGGCGGAGATGTGCAGCTCCCCCTCCCTTCTGCCAGCTGGTGGAGTCGTGGAGGGCCAGCACAGAGGACAAGCTGAAG ATGCTCCAGTTGAGTTGCCGATTGCAGTCAGCTCCAAGCAGGTCCGCGATGTCCTAAAGAGCGAGTTGTCCACTTCGGTGCCGGTAGCTAATCCCGCCATTGCTGTAGGCACGTCTAGTAATCagatcagtttgttgcactcaaaagaagaagaaacagtcGTGGAAACACCCACAGAGGCCGTCCAGTCACAAGAAGGCCCCAACGCAG CCTCATCTCCACAGTCCTCTCTGAGGTCCATTATGAAGCGGAAAGCAGAAGGTGAACCAGGATCTCCCTCCACAAAGAAGAACCTACAGTTCATTGGAGTCAATGGAGG ATACGAGTCCACGTCATCAGACGACAGCAGCAGCGAGAGCTCGGAGGAGGGGAGTGACTCCAGCGAATATCATGAAGCCAGAGAAAAACTGCCAGAGTCAGCGGCCCACAGCACGGCTTCCCAGCTCCCAGAAAGCAACAGTGTACCTCAACAGACTGCCGCCAAGCCACCAGCCGTCGTTCCAGACTCGCAGCAGAGTCCCAATCAGTCTGAAACTGCCGACACAAAACTGCCAGACGAAGCCGCCCAGTCACCAGCATCAGACACTGCCTCCGACTCCTCTCCACGTCCTCCATGTCCAGCAAACGAAGCTGCTGCCAACGAGACTGTCGACCGGTCGTCggaaaaacacacagtcacccAGGAGATCACCTCCACATCTTCAAGCACTGAATCCACTCCTGAACAGAGCTCAGTCACCTGTTCGCCGTCGCTGTGTGTCACTAAAACCACTGAGATCACCACGCAGAAATTCACCGTCCAGTCAGAGACGACCGTCCTCTCCGGCCAATCAGAGCCGAAGCCAGCAGCTGTCAAGCAAGTCAG GCTGGACCTGAGCGACAGCCTGATGTCGGCTCTTCGTGCCCTGCAGGAGGCCCTGGGGGAACCCAACGCCTTCAGCCAACAAGGAGCA AGGGCGGCCTACACCACCGTGCTGCAGGAGTGGCTGCGCGTGTCCTGTCACAAAGCAGCGGACACGGCTGTGGTCAAGGCCTATATGAACAGCTTCGCCTCAGTCTCCCCTCAGCTGCTGGAGTTTGTGATCAACATGGCAGACGGCAACGGGAACACAGCGCTTCACTACACCGTCTCCCACTCCAACTTCCCCGTggtgaagctgctgctggacactg GCCTGTGTAATGCTGACAAGCAGAACAAGGCGGGCTACACGGCCATCATGCTGACAGCTCTGGCCGCCTTCCACTCCGACAACGACCTTCAGACGGTCCTGCAGCTGCTGCGCACGGGGGACGTCAACGCCAAGGCCAGCCAG gctggTCAGACGGCGCTGATGCTTGCGGTCAGCCACGGTCGGGGGGACATGGTGCGGGCGCTGCTGTCCTGCGGGGCACAGGTCAACATCCGTGACGACGACGGCTCCACAGCGCTCATGTGTGCGTGCGAACACGGTCACGTGGACATTGTGCGTCAGCTACTGTCTGTGCCGGGCTGCGATGCCACTCTCACTGACAAT GACGGCAGCACTGCTCTGTCCATCGCCCTGGAGGCCAGCCAGAACGACATCGCAGTGCTTCTGTATGCTCACCTCAACTTTGCAAAGCCTCCTTCTCCT gtatCACCGAAGTCTCCTCTCTTGggttcctctcctcctgccgGTGAAACCAAATAA
- the LOC129097978 gene encoding hemoglobin embryonic subunit alpha-like yields MTTLTAKDKEAVRAFWAKVSGKAGDIGTEAVGRMLTVYPQTKTYFSHWKDTSPTSPSAIKHGITVMAGVGSAVENIDDLKAGLLSLSELHAFTLRVDPANFKILSHNILVVMAIMFPNDFTPEIHVALDKFLAALSLALAEKYR; encoded by the exons ATGACCACTCTCACTGCTAAGGACAAGGAGGCCGTCAGAGCCTTCTGGGCTAAAGTGTCTGGAAAGGCAGGGGACATCGGCACTGAAGCTGTGGGCAG GATGCTGACGGTGTACCCGCAGACCAAGACTTACTTCTCCCACTGGAAGGACACGAGCCccacctctccctctgccaTAAAGCACGGAATCACTGTGATGGCTGGAGTTGGAAGTGCTGTGGAGAATATCGACGACCTGAAAGCAGGTCTTCTGAGCCTCAGTGAGCTGCATGCCTTCACTCTGCGCGTGGACCCTGCCAACTTCAAG ATTCTCTCTCACAACATCCTCGTGGTCATGGCCATCATGTTCCCCAACGACTTCACCCCTGAGATCCACGTGGCTCTGGACAAGTTCCTGGCTGCTCTGTCTCTGGCCCTGGCTGAGAAGTAccgataa
- the LOC129098534 gene encoding hemoglobin subunit beta-like isoform X2: MVEWTDFERATIADIFSKMNYETVGPAALSRCLVVYPWTQRYFGNFGNLYNAAAIMGNPMVAKHGTTILHGLDRAVKNMDDIKGTYTELSVLHSEKLHVDPDNFKLLADCLTVVVASQFGKAFTGEVQAAFQKFLSVVVSSLGRQYH; the protein is encoded by the exons ATGGTTGAATGGACAGACTTCGAGCGCGCCACCATCGCGGACATCTTCTCCAAGATGAACTATGAGACCGTGGGCCCTGCAGCTCTCTCCAG GTGTCTGGTCGTCTACCCCTGGACTCAGAGGTATTTCGGCAACTTTGGAAACCTCTACAACGCCGCTGCAATCATGGGAAACCCGATGGTTGCAAAACACGGAACAACTATCCTCCACGGTCTGGACCGGGCTGTGAAGAACATGGACGACATCAAGGGAACCTACACAGAGCTGAGCGTGCTGCACTCCGAGAAACTGCATGTGGACCCCGACAATTTCAAG CTCCTGGCCGACTGTCTGACCGTTGTGGTTGCTTCTCAGTTTGGCAAAGCCTTCACTGGTGAAGTCCAGGCAGCTTTCCAGAAGTTCCTGTCCGTGGTGGTGTCCTCTCTGGGAAGACAGTACCACTAG
- the LOC129098534 gene encoding hemoglobin subunit beta-like isoform X1: MVEWTDFERATIADIFSKMNYETVGPAALSRCLVVYPWTQRYFGNFGNLYNAAAIMGNPMVAKHGTTILHGLDRAVKNMDDIKGTYTELSVLHSEKLHVDPDNFKLLADCLTVVRAALRETACGPRQFQGKDEDLMKADDLLKQQLKDRPTFHVVDVSDACCVAAPGRLSDRCGCFSVWQSLHW, from the exons ATGGTTGAATGGACAGACTTCGAGCGCGCCACCATCGCGGACATCTTCTCCAAGATGAACTATGAGACCGTGGGCCCTGCAGCTCTCTCCAG GTGTCTGGTCGTCTACCCCTGGACTCAGAGGTATTTCGGCAACTTTGGAAACCTCTACAACGCCGCTGCAATCATGGGAAACCCGATGGTTGCAAAACACGGAACAACTATCCTCCACGGTCTGGACCGGGCTGTGAAGAACATGGACGACATCAAGGGAACCTACACAGAGCTGAGCGTGCTGCACTCCGAGAAACTGCACGTGGACCCCGACAATTTCAAG CTCCTGGCCGACTGTCTGACCGTTGTG CGTGCTGCACTCCGAGAAACTGCATGTGGACCCCGACAATTTCAAGGTAAAGATGAGGATCTAATGAAAGCTGATGATCTTCTGAAACAACAACTCAAAGACCGACCAACCTTTCATGTCGTTGATGTTTCTGATGCTTGTTGTGTTGCAGCTCCTGGCCGACTGTCTGACCGTTGTGGTTGCTTCTCAGTTTGGCAAAGCCTTCACTGGTGA
- the LOC129098535 gene encoding hemoglobin embryonic subunit alpha-like — MTTLTAKDKEAVRAFWAKVSGKAGDIGTEAVARMLTVYPQTKTYFSHWKDTSPTSPSAIKHGITVMAGVGSAVENIDDLKAGLLSLSELHAFTLRVDPANFKILSHNILVVMAIMFPNDFTPEIHVALDKFLAALSLALAEKYR, encoded by the exons ATGACCACTCTCACTGCTAAGGACAAGGAGGCCGTCAGAGCCTTCTGGGCTAAAGTGTCTGGAAAGGCAGGGGACATCGGCACTGAAGCTGTGGCCAG GATGCTGACAGTGTACCCGCAGACCAAGACTTACTTCTCCCACTGGAAGGACACGAGCCccacctctccctctgccaTAAAGCACGGAATCACTGTGATGGCTGGAGTTGGAAGTGCTGTGGAGAATATCGACGACCTGAAAGCAGGTCTTCTGAGCCTCAGTGAGCTGCATGCCTTCACTCTGCGCGTGGACCCTGCCAACTTCAAG ATTCTCTCTCACAACATCCTCGTGGTCATGGCCATCATGTTCCCCAACGACTTCACCCCTGAGATCCACGTGGCTCTGGACAAGTTCCTGGCTGCTCTGTCTCTGGCCCTGGCTGAGAAGTAccgataa
- the LOC129098534 gene encoding hemoglobin subunit beta-like isoform X3: MVEWTDFERATIADIFSKMNYETVGPAALSRCLVVYPWTQRYFGNFGNLYNAAAIMGNPMVAKHGTTILHGLDRAVKNMDDIKGTYTELSVLHSEKLHVDPDNFKLLADCLTVVVAAQLGKEFTGEVQAAFQKFLSVVVSSLGRQYH; this comes from the exons ATGGTTGAATGGACAGACTTCGAGCGCGCCACCATCGCGGACATCTTCTCCAAGATGAACTATGAGACCGTGGGCCCTGCAGCTCTCTCCAG GTGTCTGGTCGTCTACCCCTGGACTCAGAGGTATTTCGGCAACTTTGGAAACCTCTACAACGCCGCTGCAATCATGGGAAACCCGATGGTTGCAAAACACGGAACAACTATCCTCCACGGTCTGGACCGGGCTGTGAAGAACATGGACGACATCAAGGGAACCTACACAGAGCTGAGCGTGCTGCACTCCGAGAAACTGCACGTGGACCCCGACAATTTCAAG CTCCTGGCCGACTGTCTGACCGTTGTGGTTGCTGCTCAGTTGGGTAAAGAGTTCACTGGTGAAGTCCAGGCAGCTTTCCAGAAGTTCCTGTCCGTGGTGGTGTCCTCTCTGGGAAGACAGTACCACTAG
- the LOC129097986 gene encoding hemoglobin embryonic subunit alpha-like gives MTTLTAKDKEAVRAFWAKVSGKAGDIGTEAVARMLTVYPQTKTYFSHWKDTSPTSPSAIKHGITVMAGVGSAVENIDDLKAGLLSLSELHAFTLRVDPANFKILSHNILVVMAIMFPNDFTPEIHVALDKFLAALSLALAEKYR, from the exons ATGACCACTCTCACTGCTAAGGACAAGGAGGCCGTCAGAGCCTTCTGGGCTAAAGTGTCTGGAAAGGCAGGGGACATCGGCACTGAAGCTGTGGCCAG GATGCTGACGGTGTACCCGCAGACCAAGACTTACTTCTCCCACTGGAAGGACACGAGCCccacctctccctctgccaTAAAGCACGGAATCACTGTGATGGCTGGAGTTGGAAGTGCTGTGGAGAATATCGACGACCTGAAAGCAGGTCTTCTGAGCCTCAGTGAGCTGCATGCCTTCACTCTGCGCGTGGACCCTGCCAACTTCAAG ATTCTCTCTCACAACATCCTCGTGGTCATGGCCATCATGTTCCCCAACGACTTCACCCCTGAGATCCACGTGGCTCTGGACAAGTTCCTGGCTGCTCTGTCTCTGGCCCTGGCTGAGAAGTAccgataa
- the LOC129098564 gene encoding hemoglobin embryonic subunit alpha-like has product MTTLTAKDKEAVRAFWAKVSGKAGDIGTEAVARMLTVYPQTKTYFSHWKDTSPTSPSAIKHGITVMAGVGSAVENIDDLKAGLLSLSELHAFTLRVDPANFKILSHNILVVMAIMFPNDFTPEIHVALDKFLAALSLALAEKYR; this is encoded by the exons ATGACCACTCTCACTGCTAAGGACAAGGAGGCCGTCAGAGCCTTCTGGGCTAAAGTGTCTGGAAAGGCAGGGGACATCGGCACCGAAGCTGTGGCCAG GATGCTGACGGTGTACCCGCAGACCAAGACTTACTTCTCCCACTGGAAGGACACGAGCCccacctctccctctgccaTAAAGCACGGAATCACTGTGATGGCTGGAGTTGGAAGTGCTGTGGAGAATATCGACGACCTGAAAGCAGGTCTTCTGAGCCTCAGTGAGCTGCATGCCTTCACTCTGCGCGTGGACCCTGCCAACTTCAAG ATTCTCTCTCACAACATCCTCGTGGTCATGGCCATCATGTTCCCCAACGACTTCACCCCTGAGATCCACGTGGCTCTGGACAAGTTCCTGGCTGCTCTGTCTCTGGCCCTGGCTGAGAAGTAccgataa
- the LOC129098562 gene encoding hemoglobin subunit beta-like: MVEWTDFERATIADIFSKMNYETVGPAALSRCLVVYPWTQRYFGNFGNLYNAAAIMGNPMVAKHGTTILHGLDRAVKNMDDIKGTYTELSVLHSEKLHVDPDNFKLLADCLTVVVAAQFGKEFTGEVQAAFQKFLSVVVSSLGRQYH, from the exons ATGGTTGAATGGACAGACTTCGAGCGCGCCACCATCGCGGACATCTTCTCCAAGATGAACTATGAGACCGTGGGCCCTGCAGCTCTCTCCAG GTGTCTGGTCGTCTACCCCTGGACTCAGAGGTATTTCGGCAACTTTGGAAACCTCTACAACGCCGCTGCAATCATGGGAAACCCGATGGTTGCAAAACACGGAACCACCATCCTCCACGGTCTGGACCGGGCTGTGAAGAACATGGACGACATCAAGGGAACCTACACAGAGCTGAGCGTGCTGCACTCCGAGAAACTGCACGTGGACCCCGACAATTTCAAG CTCCTGGCCGACTGTCTGACCGTTGTGGTTGCTGCTCAGTTTGGTAAAGAGTTCACTGGTGAAGTCCAGGCAGCTTTCCAGAAGTTCCTGTCCGTGGTGGTGTCCTCTCTGGGAAGACAGTACCACTAG